The window GCAACTTCATCTGCAGATGCCTAATAGACAAACAACGCAATGAGGGCATGCCATAATCTAACTCACGATCCACGCTACCTTACATAAAAATGTCTCGGAACTGAAAGCCAGACTTCTCCGACCACtgggattcatgacagcccataaatcgacagccacactcagacaacaactcaccaaagCAAAAGACCCTATACCAATCATCTGCAAGACAAACATAATTTATAGGATTCCTTGCAAAGATTGCAGCAAACACTATATAGGGGAAACAGGCAGGCAACTAGCAATCCGCATCCACTaacaccaactggccactaaACACCATAAGCAGCTGTCCctcgtagccacacacacacatgacaaggaccacaaattcaacGGGGACAACACAATGATCATTGGACTccccaaacagaggacagccagagaatttctagaagcatagcattcatccatggactccatcaacaagcatATAGACCTAAACCCAATATACCCGCCACTACAATGAATGAGTCGAAGCAGCAAAAACAGAAGAACTAAATAAATGTCGCAGTACAGCAatgcttcacaagaggctccaaagcactgaagatgttacccagacACAGaggaaacatctgcaaatcaaattcccagctcgacaaACAACCCACAAGCACAATAGATGACCTTCCAAAACAAGGTAATTTCTTATTTCTCCTTAGTTCGCCTTAAAAAGATGTTGGTGAACCTCTCAGTTTGACTGCTACAGTCGATGTGGTGAAGGTATTCCCAGTGGTGTTGGGAAGTATGCGCTtctgattttgacccagcaataatgATGGAATAATGCTGTCAATCCAAATGAGATGGTCAGTATGGCATGGCATACTCTCCTGCCCTCTTcattgattcccctggcttgatgtcaATGGCAGAGTGGGAGATATGCAGGGTCATGGGGTTGCAGATTGCATTGCTACTGATGGCCCATCAATCCTTGTGGAGaccagttttgagttgctagaaCTGTTTGAAGTCTATCCTATTTAGCATAGTAATAATGCCACACAATGTAATGGAGGATTTTAGCAATATGAACactgactttgtctccacaaggactgtgcggtgCCCACTCTTAATGATACTGTCATAGATAGATGCAAGTGCCTTAAGCCGCTTGGTGATGATGAGGTCAAGTACGATTTTTCCTCCTTGGTTTGCTCATTACCTGCCTCAGACCGGGTCTAGCAACAAAGACCTTTAGAACTCAACTAGTGTTCTGCACCCTTGCTACCCTCCGTGCTTCCTCCAACTGTTGTTCAAAAAGGAGGTACATCGGTTCATTAGCTGAGGGAAGATGGAACATGGTATTCAGCCTATGGTTTCCTTGTCATTGAGAGGGAATGTCATTGCGACACACATACCAGAGCGGTAGGAGCCAAATTCCATTTTAAAAAAGGTTGTGATTGATGCCACTGATGCAAGTAGATGGGCATCCAATAACAAACCCTAATTCAGAGCGGTTCTTCATTAGCATCAAGCTGAAATTACAGCTGCACTGTAAACAGGTTATTGAAAACTCTGTTTGGATTTACTGCTTTTCTTTTACAACAACTATAAATTTGTGAACAATTTTGTACTTAATAGTGACCAGCAGCAACATGTATTATGCAGAATGGCTGAATATTAATTTAATAATGGTCAGTGTTATCTATCTTTTCATATTACAATTTTCTCCCTTGCTATCCTAAAGCTCTGAATTCTTGTGGTTCCAATTTTCATCATGTTTCTACTCTTCTTTTGAACACTCATCCCAAAAGAGCAGGTGGAAGTAGAGTTCATTGAATTTGTcattgtggggagggggagtaaCCACTATTGCATCACTTAGAGATCAAGGAGGTCATCTTTGTGTGGAAccccaggagatgggagagatgctACATGAATAGtttgtgttagtttttattgttGTCACGAAGCTAgttccttttttttctaaaagttgTTCCTTGATCTCTGTCCTTGATTTCTTTCAGTGGGATAACAAACCAGGCTGGGCTCTGATCTCTGGTTTGGAACAGAGATGAAAagaattttgagaggccttttgtttatatgtaaacagatgagacttcaggccaaagtggtcatgttttagaagtgacctgtataatgaaaggggagtggtcagctctctagctgggcagtttagttcagtcttgaactagTGAGGAGTTCAACAGGAAGCTGTGTGGAaattctctgtatctctttctgcccttcaacctCAACCTGTAAGCaggtgttccatttatactgtttttttaaagggagtttgcttactgggactgttgtgtatattcagaacagcataattaagtctagtttggatagacgaagttctgtaggggttctttattctgttctttgtgtttcattgtgtaattttgtgaataaatttttgtctgttttaaaatctagtagtcaacctagctaacttaatccaggtaattttcaaTCTACACTTAcctaaacaaattgcaaagttacagtctgggttgcttgcttaagaatgttttgagtggtttgGCCTAGTCACTGGGGAGCAAGAAATGGAGTCTAGAGAATACAGAGGAATGAGTTTTGATGTTtcaaaaacagttcacattactgAAATGGAAGTTCTGGAGGTCTTAGAATATAAAGAtggataagtctccgggacccgATCTAATGTATCAGACAATGTTTTGGGAAGTAAGGGTGGAAATTGTGAGACTCCTTGCAGAAATGTTTGCATCATCTATAACTATGGGTGAGGTGCCCAacataatgatttggatgaaaatatagaaggtatgattagtaagtttgcagacaacaccaaaattgatggcacAGTAAACgataaaaaaaaagttttctcAGATTATaaagggaccttgatcaaattggtcaatgggctgagaaatggcagatggagttcaacctggataaatgtgaggtattgcatttttgtaCAACAAATGAGGGTAGAACTTGTATAATTAATGgtcgggccttgggtagtgttatgGAACAAGGAACATTGAGGTTCAGGTCGATtttatgtgacacaaacttcaacaggttgattaaaaaggcGTTTAGCatgtttgctttcattgctcagtcctttgagttaAAGGAGTTAGGAAGTCATTTTGAAATCGTACAGGACAttgaggccttttctggaatatagtgtccagttctggtcatccagtcataggaaggatattatttaaactggagagagttcagaagagatttaccaggatgttgctgcgTATGGAagcttgagttataaagaaaggctgaatgggCAGggactggagcgtaggaggttgacaggtgacctgatagaagtttataaaataatgagaggtacagAGTTGATAGTCATTGTCTTTTGCCCAAGATGGGATGTTTCAAGACTAAGGGGTACATTTTacggtaagatttttaaaaaagacaagagTTACACAGAAGGTggatcatgtgtggaatgaacttcctgaggaagtggtggatgtgggtacaattacaacgtttaaaatatATTTGGTTAAATATTTGCATATGTAAGGTTTGGAGGTATAGGCCAGTgggctagtttagttttggattaagtttggcatggactggttgaactgaagggtctatttgcatgactctatgatcttattgaatgaaatCAAGCTAATGGCCTAATACTACTCCTAACTTGTAtatgttctgaggaaggatcactcaacctgaaacgttaactctgatttctctccacagatgctgccagagattTCTGTTTATGCTGCTGTTAGTGGTAGCTGTGTTGTACATGTTAATATTCTGTACTGGCAACAGGATATTACAGGTAATTTACAGGTAATTCAAAGCTTCCTGGATTGAACCTGCAGAAAAAGTCTTCCAACACAATTGCTGAAGAGGAAGAATCCTGACTGATTTTCCCCTATTACTACCTTGGCTGAGATCTTCTAACTCAGCTGCAGACTGGAGTTGAGTCTGCTGTGTTCAAATTTGCTGAATAAATTGACTCGAATAGTCATGATAAGCTAAATTATTCTCTTATTGTACTATTAGTCCATTTCTAAAGGCATTTTCACATTACAAAAGGAGAGAGTAAGTTGACTTGGAGTACCCAATCTTTCATTTGACATGGAATAAATGTAAGTGATGTTAAAGTCTGCAAGACTATACATCAGTGAGGTGTAATGAACCAGTAGTAGCACCAGAACAATACTTTCGTACAGTCCGCAGTGTCATAGTCCAGCATAATCCCAACTCTACCATTACCACCAAACAAGAgttcaaccctggttcaatggaaagtgcaggagggaacgccaggagcagcacaaggcacatcttaaagtaaggtgtcaacctggtgaagctacaaaataTGACTATTTGCATGTGAGACAGTGGAAGCAGCAAGTGtgagagctaagtgatcccacaaccaatggatcagatcttaGCTCTGCAACTCTGCTAAATTTAACTGTGAATGGTAGTGGAGAAGTAAACAATTCACTGCAGGAGGAGTCTTCACAAATATGCCCATCCTCAATGAAGGACAAGTCCAGCTAGTCCGTACAAAGAGAACActgaagcattcacaacaatcttcaacGAGAACTGTCAAATGAATAATCTATTTCAACCTCCAGgggtccccaccatcacagatgccagtttccataagaccgtaagatataggagcagaaattaggccattcagcccattaattctgctctgccattcaatcatggctgatgagtttCTCGATCCTATTATCCCGCTTTCTGCCCAttacccttgatactcaagaacctatctatctttatcttaaatatactcaaagacCTGGCCTGCACAGCCTTCAGTGGCGGTGAATTCCGTAGATTCATcacgctctggctgaagaaattcctttgtCTTTGttccaaaaggtcttccctttactctaaggctgtgcccttgggtcctcatctctcctaccaatggaaacatcttcccaacatgaACTccgtccaggccattcagtattctgtatgtttcaattagatccccccccccccccctatccttctaaacttcatcgaatatcgacccagagtcctcaaacgtacCTTGTACGTTAAGCTGttcattcctgagaccattcttatgaccctcctctgaacatgctccagggccagtacatccttcctgaaacatGAGACCAAAACGAtgcataatactccaaatgtggcctgaccagagccttatggaGACTCCAAAGTGCATCCCTGCTTTTTATATTCAtgtctcttgaaataaatgccataattgaatttgccttcctaactactgactcaacctgcaagtttaccttgagagaatcctggactagaactcctaaGTCTCTTTGCAATTCAGACTTTGCACTTGTGAGCCAACTTAATTCACTTTaggtgatatcaagaaatgattggagacactggacactgTTAAGGGTCCTGACAGCATTCTGGAAATAACACTGAAAGAATTCTTCTCCAGAAATTCTCCACACTGctagccaaactgttccagtaccACTACAATATTGGCATCTACTCGACAAAATGGGAAACTGCCTAGTtatatcctgtacacaaaaagaaGCTTGTTCTGCCACAATATTTAATGCATTTTCCTCAATTACTGTCACTGCTGATTTTATTAGCCTAAACATTCCATTGTCATTTGATCTACAGATTTGTCTTGCTGACATTGAGGTTGGAATATATTTAGATCTGAGCTGTttggttaaaattaaggatgaCTAAATCTGGGGAGTTCCAAAATTACAAACAGTGCACAGAAAAATTACTTAATTGGCTGTACATGTTCTTTTGGTGCCATATCAATGCAGTATTTCCCTCTAGAGAAATGATATTCAAGGCTCacgtaaagatttgtagctcaggtatCATAGTTGTGGGTATGTACGTTgatttttcagacattttgtcccctgtctaggtgacatatTGAGTGTTTTGGAGCCTTctgtgaagcactgctgtactgtgccttctagaatttatttggttctgttcctgctgcttccagttgttcATTGTCGTGGCTAGTATATTTGGTCTGGGTTTATGTGTTTGTCaatggagtctgtggatgaatgcTATGCTTTGAGGAATTCTCTGGCCTCTGCTGGCTTGTCCTGTAATCATTGTATTGTTCCAGTTGTActtgtggttttgtgtgtgtgtgtgttgagttgGTGTTCACAGATGTGGATTTCTAGTTGTCTACCTGGTTGTCCTATACTGTATAGTGTTTCTTGCAGTCTTTGTGTGGAATCCTGTAAATTGTGTTCACCTTGCACATGATGGGTGTAGGGGTCTTTTGCCCTGGTGAGTTGTTGCctaagagtggctgttggtttatgggctgtcatgaatcccaGTGGTTGGAGAAGTCTTGCTGTCAGTTCCGATACACTGTTTTATGTAAGGTAGCGTGGCTAGAGAGTTAGGTCGTGGCATGTCCTTATTTGTCTGTGAAACATCTGTAGGTGAAGTTGCAGGGATATCTGTTCTTGGCGAATAgtctgtagaggtgttcttcttcttcccttcttaggtcaggagtgctgcagtgtgttgtagcccttttgaacagagtcctaatgcagcttctcgtgtgtgtgtttgggtggttgctGTTGTAGTTCAGTTCTGTTTGTAGATGTTTGGAAGGAAGTGGAAATGAATTATGTGGGGTTGGgggaccctgagcttccagttgtctgccactttaacacaccaatGTGCTCCCTggctaacatctctgtctcaggcttgctgtaatgctccagtgaagctcagcacaagctggaagaacagcacttcATTCACTGCTTGGGAACCCGGACTCAATATAGAGTTCAAATAATTTTAGGGTATGAACTCTCCCGAGCCCTATAACAACCCCACACTCCAGGCCTTATTATCACGTCATTTATCATTACAGACTACCAGTCACCACTAAcagttagccactaacagtctccattaacagctattcaccattctagccagattgttatcgacccttttgtctgtccaactgttcttttctctttgggctctatccccacctatcgttTACTTCCTACCCCTTCCCCTCACTCTATCTTCTGCAAAAGAattgacattttcctagctagcatcgattctgaggaagggtcactagacccgaaacattaactctgatgctgccagacctgctgagcttttccagtaatttctgttattgtttctgatttacaacatctgcaggATATTGGCCAGGAtcaaggcaggtgggactattttagtttgggattatgtttgacagggactggttgggccaaagggtctatcTCCATGCTAATGATTATGACTATGCATGGTAGATATATTCCTAGGCTGAAAAAAGAACACTGCATATATTAGTTATCTACACAGAAATCAATAAATTACATATTGATGACTTGACAGTTTTTCTTGTAATGAATAAAACCAGCAATCAAAACACTCATCCAGAACAATTGTGAAAACTAAAGACTGTTACAATGAGAGGCGTCATTCTAGCTTATTTATTTAGAAATAAATCTATCAAATTCCATATTCTCAATTTATTTTAgccctttaaatattttaaagcaaAAACTACTTAATTCTATTTTAGATTATAAGTATTTCTTCAGTTATAATGCATGTGTAATTGAAGCTATTTTACCTGGGCAATGTATTTAATTGTGTTGTAGTCAAATTGGTAATTGAATTTAGGTCAGATCAGTTAAACAAGATATTGCTTCAGTGCCAAGTTGAAAAGGCTTCTTGTCCTTCCCAAATATTGTGAAACCATGAGGAAGTTATGTTAATCTAAACTTCAATTTGGGCAATTTAAGTGTTAAATGTTAGCAAAGAATCAAATCAGCAGTACGGTTAGTTCTAACCTATAAACGTTTTGCTTATATTTGCCTTAGAGGAATGAAAAGGACTTGCATTTACAAGCGCAAATCCAGCAACCCAATTAGCACGGCCAGTGATTCAAAATCAATAGCATAACACGGGTGGAAATTTTTAAATTACAGACTGGGACAGTAACCCCGTGAAGCAGTGACACCCCTAGCATATACTAACAACACAGATTTGACGTTAGTTAAGTAATTTCCCGTTGCACTGTCACTAAAGTTTGCAGTGTACATTCAAAGTCAGCGTGCAATTGCAAATTGGATTTGGATTGTGTAAATTTCATAGCAATTTGTGGCTGCAACCACCAAATAAAAATCGAGTTCACTCTCTAACCTGGTTTACAAAATTCTCTGCTGGCCTAAAACCTCTTAACCACTCAAATCTTCAGAAAGCTGATCCCTTTCCCCACCTAAACGTCCCCCGCCGCCCAACTGATTTAACAGATGAACAGCAGTTCCACTACTTGAGAGAGTTACGTATTGACCTGCAAACACCCGAGAACAATTAGCAGAGCTATACAATATTACTGTATTAGTGGAACTTGAAATACAACTATCAGTTCACATCAGTTGCTATAATGTAAATTTGTTACTCTAACTATTGAAATAATTACTCCGTTATATCACTATGAATGCTAACAGTGGTAAATCCACTACTTAAGGAAATCTGAATTTCTTCACAGCAACAACGTACCCAataaaaaaaagaactggaataCACTGTACAAATTGCCCAATTAGAGTGAGAAATGCTGGACaattcattcctgataaagggcttttgcccgaaatgtcgattttcctgctcctgggatgctgcctgaccagcaccactctaatctagactctgatttccagcatctgcagtcctcatttttgcctattATGCTTCTGACGTCTGGTTACATTTTCAGGCAcgggatcatagaatccctatagtgcggagaggccattcagcccatcgagcctgcaccgaccctccgaagtgcattcccacccgcccccacctccacccccgtAACCCCTCAtttcccagagctaatccatcCAGTCTGCCcaccatgggtaatttaacagggccaatccacccaacctgtacatctttggactgcaggaggaaaccggcgcaggcacgaggagaatgtgcaaactccacagagtgaGTCCTAGGCTGGAATCGATggtgggtccctggcgctatgaaggcaatgttaaccactgagccacagtacaGCCCCTGACTAATCACATTTTTCCCCCTGACTAAAACAACTTGTGACGAACACAGTGAGCCAGTCTATAGATAGAAAAATATAGATACTGTGAATGTACAAGTTTTAAAAAATTCTGGAAGTACCCAGCAGGTCCTTCAGTGGCTGAAACGAGCAAATTAACTTTCCAGGTGTTCACCACATCAGGACTAAAATAGGGTTAAACAGTAGGACAAGTAAACTACAGAGTTGTTAATCAGTTGGAGAAAAAATAAAGCCGATATTTGTTCAATCGAGAATACAGtcaagagatgtacagctcggaaacagatctttcggtccaactcgtccataccgaccggttccatttgccagcacctggcccatatccatctagaCCTTTCCTATCCAAAATGATATTACAGTAATTTAGGGAAAAGACGATGAAGGCTCAAAACAGCCTGTAGCCAGCCAATGGGGTGAAAGCACAGGAAAGATGCACCTAAAGGAGTGGGAAAGAGGATGGAAATCGAAAATGCAGGAAATCCATATGGAAATAAAAGATTTGGAATTGGAAACATGCCGTCATTCATCAGTCACATGAAGAGCACTCATGCACAGCCCTTTTACTGAATTCTGTTTTTAAGGAAGAGACTACAACTAACAGACGAAACTATGTTCCCTCCTCCTCAGTCACTGGAATACATAACTTGCAAGGAAAATAGAGGTGATGTTTATGATCTGAATTGTATGAAGTCAAAATTCACAGCAAAAAGCTGTGGGATTTGCAGAGGAGAATACGTTCACGGACATTTAAATATAGTTCACATTTGATTTGCATCCAGATACCACAGTTTTCTCAGATGTTGAAAACAAGTAACAACCTGCACTGAAAAGTTAATTTTAAAGCATTTGTTGAAGTACAGTCAAATTTTGTTCTCGATAAAAAATCACAATGTCTTGTATTCGTGTTCTCAGTACCTGGCTACTTTTATTGCCTATTATTAATGCTGATTTTCATACCAAACGTTAATTCACAGAAGCAAAATAACTCAAAACAGCATTTCCACTGTAATACTCGACAAAGCTCGACAAAGCTTTGACAAGGGGTCAGTttgactcgaaacgtcagctcttttctctcctgacagatgctgccatacctgctgggattttccagcattttctcttttggtttcacatTCCAGCATCCGCCGTAATTTGCTTTGTTCCCCCACAGTAATAACCGGTCTCAAGGTTACAAATATGATCTAAATCTTCACATCACCTGAGCGTTAAACAAATCATGTTTTGACAATTGTACTGACAATGCACGTTTATGGTACACTGGTTAAGGCAGGATCATCTTACGGTCTGATCCATCAACTCTGCTTCTGATGACATAACATACCGACCAAAATACAAACAGTATCACAGTTCGATCtcatgatttcttttaaaactACATTAAAAAATCAGTATCAGAAATATGAAGTGTTACTTCAATTACAGTTATATTTCGACAGGATGAGGGAGAGTTTGAAATGAACACTTCGCCCGAGTTCACCCGCATTTGTCAAAACACGTTCGCGCATTCTCTCCTCAAGTCAAAAACAAATTCCCACAAAAGGAACTGGATTACAATTATAAAATGAAAACGTACCGAATATTAGAGGTCGTGTTATGAAATTGTCTTCGAGTTTAAGAACAAAGTACTTTCTAAAAAAATATAATAAAAAGTGCTGGAAAACTTAACAGGTCGAGTAGCAACGGCGTGGAAAGTTCTATCTGGCTTTAAGGAATTGGTATTACAGTCATGTTGATTCTGTGACAGCAGTTCCTTAGCGTTAACTTCTTCTCCCCGCCTGACccgctgaatttctccagcatttttcagCTTTTTTAaaactcagatttccagcatccgcaatgTTTCGTCTTTACTTTCGGAAAACCGTACGCAGGCGACCAAGGCCAGTTGatcacacagcgagagagagaaatccaAAAGAAAATTGttggacaaactcagcagatctggcagcatctgcgagagagaaacaaaaaaaaactattcaGGTTTTCagtccggtgacccttcttcagaactgaaagataCTGCCTGCAGCTGTTTGTAGTATTGATCGGAGGTGGAGGGGGAAATCTGGTGATGAGATGTAAAGTTAGAGTCCCCCTGACTCGACCTGAcgaattgctgatgaagggctgctgctcctcggatgctgcctgacctgctgtgcttttccagcaccactctgatctaagacTCTGATTCTACCTGGAGTCAGCCTTTTCTGGTTTCTCTCGCTGCCACGAAGGTAGTTTCAGGAGTCGTTGCACCGAGGGAATCAGGGAGAATTCGCGATTCTTGGTCGGACTGTCGTGTTGTCTGTGCGGTGGCGGGGCCGGGGCTTGCTGGGGAGCTTGcggctcctcctgctcctgagcgCCGGCCAGCTGCCGGAGTTGCGCGGGGGTCTCGCCGGCCAGGTACTGCCAGGCTTTGCGGCCGCGGTAGTCTCGGATGTCGACGTCCGCGTCGTAGGCGCCCACCAGCAGCTTGATGACCATGGGGTGGCCCTGCATCGCGGCGAGGTGCAGGGCGGTGTAGCCTCCGCCCGCCGCCCGGGCGTTCAGGTCCAGCCTCCAGCCGCGGCTCTGCGCCAGGCGCGCCAGCCTCACCAAGCCGTGGTGGTCGCCCCGCTTGGCCAGCCAGTGGGCGGCGGTCAGGCCGCTCACAAACTCCCTCCGGTTCAGCAAGGCGGGCTCCTGCAGCAGCAGCgcctccatcatctcccagtcccCGGCCGCCAGCGCCAGCGCCCACTCATGTTCCCGGGACTCCAGCGCCTCTCCCGGGGATGATAGggactcctgctcctgctcctgctccctccTCCCGCTGCTGTGGGCGCTCCACATGCCGCCGAAGCCGTCCCAGCCATTGCGGAGCATCAATTCCCTCAGGCCCTTCCTCCTGGCTCCCGCTTCCGACCCGGTTGCGCCGCCCTTGCGCCCGAAGCTCTCCCGTTTCCTGAGCGAGCCCCGGCCGCCCGCCGCCTCCGCTCGCCTCCTGACCGGGAAGGTCTCCGCCGGTTTTACCCCGGCCGAGCCCCCGGCACTTTCCGCCGTCTTCAAGAAGAGGCCCAGCAGGCGGGACAGGCGGTTCACATCCTCCAGGACCACGCTGTAGCTCAGCCCCTCGCGGCTCCCGCTGCCAGCCGAGGTGGGGCTCGGCTTATCCTGTGCCGGGCTGGCCTCCCCCAGGAACCGGCTCTGGCTCAACTCGCCGAGCTTCTCAAACATCCCGAGCTGCTCTCTCACTGCCCACACTGGTCCAAAGCTCACACTCGGAGATGAAGTAATATATAAAGCTGCTGTCCTCTGCCCTATACGTACTCCACGCCCCCGTGGAACTTCCTTGGAGGCATATATAAAATGTATACAACCAATAGGGCACCAAATCGTCCTGTGCTCTGAACGTCTCCAAGCCAACCTGACAACACCAACCTCTCTTTAACTCAGGGAGTGTTTCTCCTGCCTCCTATCTACACACTACCTGCTGCTGACTGAACTTCCGATCTTTCCCGACTCCCAATAAGTAAAGTTAAAACTATCTGCTGCGTCGACTCTTAAAGTGAAACTCAGTCacgagttttaaaaaaaaatctgcctaAAACAGAATTGAaatttcacattttaaaaataaacacacGTGCAGTCCTCATAACGGGAAGTAACTTCGAAATAAAACTTCACTGCGCCAAATAGAAGTACTTttgaaacagatttgaattatAATTTTAATATATATATGTTTAGAAGGTTCGCTAAGAGATATGGAACAAATAAAGGTCTGATTACACTATTTATTAATCGAACAGGGAGAAGAGTCCAGTTTGAAATTAAGTAATTATAGAATCAAACGTACCTCTTCAGATACGCACATCCGTTGTTCTACAGACTTGCTGCAAGTTTATTTGTTATTGATCATATGCAGATGTTCAGACTTCACAAGATAGAAAGAACGTTGCAACGAGTACGGCAGAGAATTAAAAAGGAAATAAAACGAacgagttatagagtcatacagcgtgggAAACGGACACCggcccaattcgtccatgccgaccagcaatcctaaactgatcttgtcccaattgccagcatttcACCCATATCACTCTTATCTCCtcatattcatgtacccatccagatgcctttcatgtattattattgtaccagcctccaccaattcctctggcagctcattccatacactcaccaccctctgagtgaaaatgttgcctcttaggtcctttTTCAATTTTTCCAGTCTAGTTTTGGAGTCCCCCACC of the Chiloscyllium punctatum isolate Juve2018m chromosome 25, sChiPun1.3, whole genome shotgun sequence genome contains:
- the sowahd gene encoding ankyrin repeat domain-containing protein SOWAHD isoform X2, with the protein product MFEKLGELSQSRFLGEASPAQDKPSPTSAGSGSREGLSYSVVLEDVNRLSRLLGLFLKTAESAGGSAGVKPAETFPVRRRAEAAGGRGSLRKRESFGRKGGATGSEAGARRKGLRELMLRNGWDGFGGMWSAHSSGRREQEQEQESLSSPGEALESREHEWALALAAGDWEMMEALLLQEPALLNRREFVSGLTAAHWLAKRGDHHGLVRLARLAQSRGWRLDLNARAAGGGYTALHLAAMQGHPMVIKLLVGAYDADVDIRDYRGRKAWQYLAGETPAQLRQLAGAQEQEEPQAPQQAPAPPPHRQHDSPTKNREFSLIPSVQRLLKLPSWQREKPEKADSRCCQIC
- the sowahd gene encoding ankyrin repeat domain-containing protein SOWAHD isoform X1 produces the protein MFEKLGELSQSRFLGEASPAQDKPSPTSAGSGSREGLSYSVVLEDVNRLSRLLGLFLKTAESAGGSAGVKPAETFPVRRRAEAAGGRGSLRKRESFGRKGGATGSEAGARRKGLRELMLRNGWDGFGGMWSAHSSGRREQEQEQESLSSPGEALESREHEWALALAAGDWEMMEALLLQEPALLNRREFVSGLTAAHWLAKRGDHHGLVRLARLAQSRGWRLDLNARAAGGGYTALHLAAMQGHPMVIKLLVGAYDADVDIRDYRGRKAWQYLAGETPAQLRQLAGAQEQEEPQAPQQAPAPPPHRQHDSPTKNREFSLIPSVQRLLKLPSWQREKPEKADSRCSLTSRVLTAFSV